From a single Sphingobium sp. genomic region:
- a CDS encoding conjugal transfer protein TraD encodes MRKPRDIDSELKALAERAKQLKERRVQQLGELVIATGGDTTDAETLAGALLEIVGNRDAARKESWRKRGAAFFQGAERKRGTGTERQPGGARTDDSSAAPA; translated from the coding sequence ATGCGCAAACCCCGTGATATTGATTCGGAATTAAAGGCACTTGCCGAAAGGGCAAAGCAACTCAAAGAACGCCGCGTCCAGCAACTTGGCGAACTGGTCATTGCCACAGGAGGCGACACAACGGACGCCGAAACGCTCGCGGGCGCACTGCTCGAAATCGTTGGAAACCGCGACGCAGCCCGAAAGGAGAGCTGGCGCAAACGCGGGGCAGCCTTCTTTCAAGGGGCGGAGCGCAAACGCGGCACGGGAACTGAACGCCAGCCGGGTGGCGCTCGCACGGATGACAGCAGCGCGGCACCGGCTTGA
- a CDS encoding transmembrane anchor protein has translation MLNSKLPDMSELPTTRQLVGSTLLAMGGAAAILVAVVMPSEYGIDPTGLGGVLGLTEMGEIKTQLAEEAAADRAADDGTITGPAQPTPVIPQAAVAARNDTMTVTLAPGEAAEIKVSAAKGASISFDWAVSGGNVNYDTHGDPVVRRKGFYHGYGKGKASTGEKGTLVTAFDGTHGWYWRNRSDGTVTVVLKTTGAYTDIKRVV, from the coding sequence ATGTTAAATTCCAAACTTCCCGATATGTCCGAGCTTCCGACGACGCGGCAGCTTGTCGGCTCGACCTTGTTAGCGATGGGCGGCGCGGCGGCGATCCTCGTGGCCGTCGTCATGCCGTCGGAATATGGCATCGACCCGACCGGGTTGGGCGGCGTTCTCGGCCTGACCGAAATGGGCGAAATCAAGACGCAGCTGGCCGAAGAAGCAGCCGCCGACCGGGCCGCCGATGACGGGACGATCACTGGCCCAGCCCAACCAACCCCGGTCATCCCCCAAGCAGCCGTTGCCGCTCGCAACGACACGATGACGGTCACGCTCGCGCCCGGTGAAGCCGCCGAAATAAAGGTCAGCGCGGCCAAAGGTGCCAGCATCAGCTTCGACTGGGCCGTCTCAGGCGGAAACGTGAATTACGACACGCATGGCGATCCGGTCGTCCGGCGCAAGGGCTTCTACCACGGCTATGGCAAGGGCAAGGCGTCGACCGGCGAAAAAGGCACGCTGGTCACCGCATTCGACGGCACACATGGCTGGTATTGGCGCAACCGCTCGGATGGGACGGTGACAGTCGTGCTGAAAACCACCGGTGCCTACACCGACATCAAACGGGTCGTCTGA
- a CDS encoding conjugal transfer protein TraD: protein MREWQIKRRERTKQLIELGGLVAKAGLIELTDDDRATLYGAFLTVAVKLRSEDREQALAIWKRRGKRAFEAETENT from the coding sequence ATGCGCGAATGGCAGATCAAAAGACGCGAACGCACGAAGCAACTGATCGAACTCGGCGGACTTGTCGCGAAGGCCGGGCTGATCGAATTGACCGACGATGACCGCGCCACTCTCTACGGAGCATTCCTGACAGTCGCGGTCAAGCTGCGCAGCGAGGATCGCGAGCAGGCGCTGGCGATTTGGAAGCGGAGAGGCAAACGTGCGTTTGAAGCTGAGACCGAAAACACATGA
- a CDS encoding single-stranded DNA-binding protein, which yields MQNIAEFHIIGRIGKIDSAKDVTNISVAANYNRRDGDEWKTDTHWNRVTLFGKLRDRLAKADTGDLVRITGRVRQSSYEAEGQTRYTVDLLADGLAVLAKANGKPSDQERD from the coding sequence ATGCAGAATATCGCTGAATTTCACATCATCGGGCGCATCGGCAAGATTGACTCCGCCAAGGACGTCACCAACATTTCGGTCGCTGCCAACTACAACCGCCGCGACGGCGACGAGTGGAAGACCGACACCCACTGGAACCGCGTCACGCTCTTCGGCAAATTGCGCGACCGTCTCGCCAAAGCCGACACCGGCGATCTTGTCCGCATTACCGGACGCGTGCGGCAGTCGAGCTACGAAGCCGAGGGTCAGACCCGCTACACCGTCGATTTGCTCGCAGACGGCTTAGCCGTCCTTGCCAAGGCGAACGGCAAACCATCGGACCAAGAGCGCGACTAA
- a CDS encoding DUF305 domain-containing protein translates to MKKLILIASLAAAACSPEPSTQKQTVTANDNPATAAFKAANDRMHKDMTMTFTGNADADFMRAMIPHHEGAVAMAKVALEHGKDPEVRKLAEEVIKAQESEIAIMRGWLEKNGTDAGETAKPDHASH, encoded by the coding sequence ATGAAAAAATTGATCCTGATAGCTAGCCTAGCCGCTGCCGCCTGTTCGCCCGAACCCAGCACGCAGAAGCAAACCGTAACGGCCAATGACAATCCAGCCACCGCCGCATTCAAGGCCGCGAACGACCGGATGCACAAAGATATGACCATGACCTTCACAGGCAATGCCGATGCAGACTTCATGCGGGCCATGATCCCGCACCATGAGGGAGCTGTCGCGATGGCCAAAGTTGCGCTGGAGCACGGCAAGGACCCCGAGGTCCGCAAACTTGCCGAGGAGGTGATAAAAGCCCAGGAATCGGAAATCGCGATCATGCGGGGCTGGCTGGAGAAGAACGGAACGGATGCTGGCGAAACTGCAAAGCCCGATCATGCCAGCCACTGA
- a CDS encoding cation diffusion facilitator family transporter: MPATDHALQNPDEGHAGHNHGAGASTKRLAIALSLTTVFLVAELVGAFVFDSLALLSDAAHMFTDSAALAIALAAVKIGQRPPDDKRTFGYRRFEILAAAFNAILLFAVAGYVLFEGITRFFDPRPVESVGMLIVATIGLVVNLISMRVLAGGKDDSLNVKGAYLEVWADMLGSLGVIAAAVAIYLTGYNWIDPIVAIAIGLWVLPRTWTLLRDTTHILLQGVPRGFDLNAIRAAMGEVAGVTGVHDLHLWSVAGDDASLTAHVAVADGRDAEVTRRAVTEMLEARFDIHHATIQTEIEPCGDEESLHR; this comes from the coding sequence ATGCCAGCCACTGACCACGCCCTCCAAAACCCTGACGAGGGACATGCTGGACATAACCACGGCGCAGGGGCCAGCACCAAAAGGCTGGCTATCGCCTTGTCGCTTACCACCGTGTTTCTTGTTGCCGAATTGGTGGGCGCGTTTGTGTTCGACAGCCTCGCATTGCTTTCGGATGCGGCGCATATGTTCACTGATAGCGCCGCGCTTGCCATTGCGCTTGCTGCCGTAAAGATTGGCCAGCGCCCGCCCGACGACAAACGCACCTTTGGCTATCGCCGCTTTGAAATTCTCGCCGCCGCGTTCAACGCGATCCTGCTTTTTGCAGTCGCGGGCTACGTGTTGTTCGAGGGCATCACGCGCTTCTTTGATCCCCGACCGGTTGAATCGGTTGGAATGCTGATTGTCGCCACAATCGGACTTGTCGTGAACCTGATTTCAATGCGCGTTCTAGCAGGAGGGAAGGATGACAGTCTCAACGTCAAAGGGGCGTATCTCGAAGTCTGGGCCGACATGCTCGGCTCGCTGGGCGTCATCGCTGCGGCTGTTGCGATTTATCTCACCGGCTACAACTGGATCGACCCCATCGTCGCCATTGCCATTGGCCTGTGGGTGTTGCCGCGCACTTGGACCTTGCTGCGCGATACCACGCATATATTGCTGCAAGGCGTCCCGCGCGGGTTCGACTTGAATGCTATCCGCGCTGCGATGGGCGAGGTCGCTGGCGTGACTGGCGTTCACGATCTTCACCTTTGGTCAGTCGCGGGGGATGACGCCAGCCTGACCGCGCATGTCGCGGTGGCGGATGGCAGAGATGCCGAAGTCACGAGGCGGGCGGTGACCGAGATGCTTGAAGCGCGCTTCGACATCCACCACGCCACTATCCAAACCGAAATCGAACCGTGCGGGGACGAAGAGAGCTTGCACCGCTGA
- a CDS encoding HupE/UreJ family protein, with protein sequence MNLLIVRKAQTSLAWWALSLVLFFAFGATDAFAHGVAEGDQGYVQEVSGVQFMPFLYLGAKHMVTGYDHLLFLFGVIFFLYRLKDIGLYVTLFAVGHSTTMLFGVLTGISANAYIIDAIIGLSVVYKALDNLGAYRRWFGVQPNTKAATLIFGLFHGFGLATKIQEFELSPDGLLTNLIAFNIGVEIGQLLALSAILILMGYWRKSRSFARHAFAVNVVLMGVGFLLVGYQLTGLIVA encoded by the coding sequence ATGAATCTTTTGATTGTCAGAAAGGCCCAAACCTCGCTGGCGTGGTGGGCTTTGTCGCTTGTTCTGTTCTTCGCGTTCGGAGCCACGGACGCCTTTGCGCACGGCGTTGCAGAGGGCGACCAAGGCTATGTGCAGGAAGTCAGCGGCGTCCAGTTCATGCCTTTCCTATATCTGGGCGCGAAGCATATGGTCACCGGATACGATCATTTGCTGTTCCTGTTCGGCGTCATATTCTTTCTTTACCGGCTTAAGGATATCGGCCTTTATGTAACGCTATTTGCGGTGGGCCATTCGACGACGATGCTGTTCGGCGTGCTGACTGGCATCAGCGCTAATGCTTATATCATCGACGCGATCATTGGCCTGTCGGTAGTCTATAAAGCACTCGACAATCTGGGCGCATACCGGCGCTGGTTCGGGGTGCAGCCGAATACCAAGGCTGCCACTCTGATCTTCGGTCTGTTCCACGGCTTCGGGCTGGCGACGAAGATTCAGGAGTTCGAATTGTCGCCAGACGGGCTGCTCACCAATCTGATTGCCTTCAACATCGGCGTCGAAATCGGCCAGTTGCTTGCGCTGTCGGCCATCCTCATCCTGATGGGCTATTGGCGCAAAAGCCGCAGCTTCGCGCGCCATGCCTTTGCGGTGAACGTGGTGCTGATGGGTGTCGGATTTTTGCTGGTGGGCTATCAGCTTACCGGACTGATTGTTGCTTAA